Within Streptomyces sp. SS1-1, the genomic segment CGGCCAGGACGAGAAGGGTGGCCCGTGTCATCGCCGGCCGCCCTCAGAAGAGGAAGTAGCGCTGGGCCATCGGCAGTTCGGCGGCGGGCGTGGCCTCCACCAGCTCCCCGTCGATGTGCACGGTGAAGCTGTCCGGGTCGACGCGCACCTCGGGCCGCGCGTCGTTCTCCCGCATGTCGGCCTTGGTGACCGCGCGCGTCGACTCGATGGCCACGAACCGCTTGCCGAGCCCGAGCCGTTCCGGCAGCCCGTCCTCGATGGCCAGCGGTGCCACGAAGTTGACCGAGTTCGCGGCCGGTGCCCGGCCGATCGCGCCGAACATCGGGCGGGGCAGGATCGGCTGGGGCGTCGGGATGGACGCGTTGGCGTCGCCCATCTGCGCGTAGGCGATCTGCCCGCCCTTGATGACGAGGTGCGGCTTGACGCCGAAGAACGCCGGCTCCCACAGCACCAGGTCGGCGAGTTTGCCGGTCTCCACGGAGCCGATCTCACGGCCGAGGCCCTGCGCGAGCGCCGGGTTGATCGTGTACTTCGCCACGTACCGGCGCACCCGGTGGTTGTCGGCGCGTCCGTCTCCTGGCAGCGGGCCGCGGCGCCGCTTCATCACATGGGCGGTCTGCCAGGTGCGCAGGACGACCTCGCCGACGCGTCCCATGGCCTGGGAGTCCGAGGAGATGATGGAGATGGCGCCCAGGTCGTGGAGGATGTCCTCGGCGCCGATGGTCGACGGCCGGATCCGGGACTCCGCGAAGGCCAGGTCCTCGGGCACGGCCGCGTTGAGGTGGTGGCACACCATCAGCATGTCGAGGTGTTCCTCGGCGGTGTTGACGGTGAACGGCCGGGTCGGGTTCGTGGAGCTCGGCAGCACGTGCGGCTCGGAGACGACGGTCATGATGTCGGGCGCGTGCCCGCCGCCCGCGCCCTCGGTGTGGTACGCGTGGATGCCGCGGCCGGCGATCGCCGCGAGGGTGTCCCCGACGAAACCGGCCTCGTTCAGGGTGTCCGTGTGGATGGCGATCTGGACGCCGGTCCGGTCGGCGACGGTCAGCGAGGCGTCGATGACGGCCGGGGTGGAGCCCCAGTCCTCGTGCAGTTTGAGGCCGAGGGCGCCGCCGCGGATCTGGGAGAGCATCGCCTCGTGCGAGACGGTGTTCCCCTTGCCCAGCAGGCCGAAGTTGACGGGGTGTCCCTCCATCGCCTCCAGCATCCGGGCCAGATGCCAGGGGCCCGGGGTGACGGTGGTGGCCTTGGAGCCCTCGGCCGGGCCGGTGCCGCCGCCGACGAGCGTGGTGATGCCCGAGGCGAGCGCCTCGTCGGCGATCTGGGGGCAGATGAAGTGGACGTGGGCGTCGATGGCTCCGGCGGTGAGGATGCGTCCGTTGCCCGCGATGATCTCGGTCTCCGGGCCGATGACGAGGTCCGGGTGCACCCCGTCCATGGTGTCGGGGTTGCCGGCCTTGCCGATGCCGGTGATCCGGCCGTCGCGGATGCCGAGGTCGGCCTTGACGATCCCCCAGTGGTCGACGATCACGACGCCGGTGACGACGGTGTCCGGGGTGCCGTCGGCGCGGGTGGCCCGGGACTGGCCCATGGACTCGCGGACGACCTTGCCGCCGCCGAACACGGCCTCGTCACCGGCGCGTCCGGGGCCGCCGGAACGATCCTCCTCGATCTCGATCAGCAGATCGGTGTCGGCGAGCCGGATGCGGTCACCGGTGGTCGGCCCGAACAGGTCGGCGTAGGCGGCGCGGGAGATCTCAGGCATCGAGGGCACCTCCGGTCTCGCCCCGCAGGCCGGGCACCACACGGGCGCCGGCGAGGGGGACGAGTTCGACGTCGACGGGGATGCCGGGCTCGAAGCGCACGGCGGTGCCGGCCGCGACGTTCAGCCGCTTGCCGCGGGCCGCGGCACGGTCGAAGCGCAGGCCGGGGTTGGCCTCGGCGAAGTGGTAGTGGGAGCCGACCTGGACGGGCCGGTCGGCGGCGTTGAGGACGGTCAGCCGGGTGATCTCGCGGCCCTCGTTGTATG encodes:
- a CDS encoding urease subunit alpha codes for the protein MPEISRAAYADLFGPTTGDRIRLADTDLLIEIEEDRSGGPGRAGDEAVFGGGKVVRESMGQSRATRADGTPDTVVTGVVIVDHWGIVKADLGIRDGRITGIGKAGNPDTMDGVHPDLVIGPETEIIAGNGRILTAGAIDAHVHFICPQIADEALASGITTLVGGGTGPAEGSKATTVTPGPWHLARMLEAMEGHPVNFGLLGKGNTVSHEAMLSQIRGGALGLKLHEDWGSTPAVIDASLTVADRTGVQIAIHTDTLNEAGFVGDTLAAIAGRGIHAYHTEGAGGGHAPDIMTVVSEPHVLPSSTNPTRPFTVNTAEEHLDMLMVCHHLNAAVPEDLAFAESRIRPSTIGAEDILHDLGAISIISSDSQAMGRVGEVVLRTWQTAHVMKRRRGPLPGDGRADNHRVRRYVAKYTINPALAQGLGREIGSVETGKLADLVLWEPAFFGVKPHLVIKGGQIAYAQMGDANASIPTPQPILPRPMFGAIGRAPAANSVNFVAPLAIEDGLPERLGLGKRFVAIESTRAVTKADMRENDARPEVRVDPDSFTVHIDGELVEATPAAELPMAQRYFLF
- a CDS encoding urease subunit beta; amino-acid sequence: MIPGEVLFAEGPIAYNEGREITRLTVLNAADRPVQVGSHYHFAEANPGLRFDRAAARGKRLNVAAGTAVRFEPGIPVDVELVPLAGARVVPGLRGETGGALDA